A stretch of DNA from Methanolinea mesophila:
CTTCATGGCTATGCAACACCTCACACCGGTTCAATTACTGTAGCGGGTGTAGATTCTTATCCCCTCTCCCGATACCCTTGTACACGAATCCGTTACGGATGAACAAATCTGCATCAACAACGTTCCTGCCGTCGACAATAACCGGGTGTTTTTCCTGCATTAACATCTTCAGAAAAACCGGGTCCAGGTCATAGTACTCCGAATGCCCAGTAAAGATTGCGATCGCATCCGCTCCTTCCAAAACCACAGCTAAGTCCTTCTCGATCTCCACTCCCGGATATTCTGTTATCCAAGGATCATGCACTTTCACAATGGCCTTGGCTTCCCGCATTCGGTTCCGGTATAACTCCGAGGGGGTGTTTCTTGCATCGGCGGAGTTGGTCGTGAACGCCCACCCAAGTAATGCGATATTAGCTCCTTCTACTGTTTTTCCTGCCCTTTCAAGTCCCGCTATTGTTAAGTTGAATATGTGCTTCGGCATGAAGTCGTTGATATTCCGGGCCAGGACGAAGAGGGAATCTTTCCCTTCGGGATAGTCCAACGGCCCACCGAGGACCTTCACCCCCCGTTCCAGGTGATAGGTGTCCTTTGTCAGGCAGTGTCCGCCGACCCCGGCACCCGGCCAGAGGATCGCCCTTGTCACCCCTTCTTCCTTCAGGCTTGCAATCCCCTCCCGTACGTCGTACACGTTGATCCCCATCGCCTCGCAGTAGAGGGCGAGCTCGTTCACCGCGGCGATCTGCAGGTCACGGAACGTGTTCTCCGCGGTCTTGGTAACCTCCGCCGCCGTCGCGGTCATGGGGATGATCTTCCCTTTCGTGAGAAGCGGAGAGTAGAGCTCTGTCGCCCGCGTCGTACTCGTCTCGTCGATGCCCCCGACGATCCTGTCGTGCTCCTGGATATTCCGGATCAGCCTTCCCACCATCACCCTCTCAGGGGCATGGGCGAGGGCAAAATCCTCCCCGGCTATCATCCCGGACTCCTTTTCCAGGATCTCCCGGGCGATACCGCTGGTCGTCCCTGGGGTTATCGTCGACTCGAGGACTACGAGAGTACCCTGCTCCATGTTCTTTCCCACAAGCCTGAGGCCTTCGAAGAGGGCAGTAAAATCGGGTTCCAGGTCTTTTGGGTTCCTGAAGGGCGTCTGGATGGCCAGGGTGACCGCGTCGCATTCCCCGATTTTCGAAAAATCGGAAGTGCAGGCGAATTTCCCGGCTTCGACCACCTTTCCGATGAGTTCTTCGAGCCCGGGCTCTTCACCCTTCAGGGGGCTCTCGCCACAGTTGAGCATCTCGATCTTGTAGCCCGAGGTCTTTGAGGCCCGCTGGAAACCATACACCTTTTCGATGCCGGGAAGGTCGGCAAAGAGCACTGCCGAGGGGATTCCGACATACCCCATCCCGACCACCCCAATCCTGCGGATGGGACCTCTTTTCTTCAGTAAACCGGAAAGAATGGAATTCATGTCTGGCCATTCCCTATTCGCCATGATGTGGGATATTGTATCGGTTGTTCATTATTCCCGGCGCACACGAAATAATATCTCTTCAATTCCTGGAGGTTCACTTCATTGCACGATGGTTCATGGTCCCCGGACGCAACCGCGGATATCGTCCGGTAGCTGATGGAATTCACGAAAGTCCCGCCTTGATCGATTCGCAGATCCGGAGGTCCTCGTACGCCTGCAAAGCGGTTACCGGGAACTCTTTTCCGTCCTTTGCACATTCGAGGAACGTCTTTAACTCCACCTTGAGAGGCTCGACCTTGTTGACCATCACCTTCTCGATGATGTTCTCCTGGACATAGCGCTCGTTCTCCACATGGTAGGTCTCCGGTTTCCAATAGGAAAAAATCTCCTGGTTCATGAAGTCTCCCTCGATCGTGAGCTCTTCCTCCTCGATGTAGATCCTGCGGATCTTCTTGGAGGATTTTCTGCTTGCCGAGAGAAACGCCGGAGTCTTCCCGAACCGGAACAGTGCCGTCGCGACATCTTCGGTACCCCCGGGAGTGAGATCGAATCCGTCCGAGAAGAGGACGTGGCGGAGGATATCGATATCGTGGATCATCAGGTCTTCCACCACCGATGCCCCTGTGACACGGTACGAGGCGGGATTGTGCCGGTTCATCTCCACGTAGAGGGGGTCTTTGCAGATACGGCGCACTTCGGGAACGATCGGGTTGAACCGCTCGATGTGTCCCACGCCGAAGGTGGTCCCTTTCCCAATAAGGGGAAGAAGTGCCTCTGTCTCCTTCGTAGTTGCACATATCGGCTTCTCCATCAGGACGTGAATATTCTTCGGGAGGACCGTCCTCGCTACTTCGAGATGAAACTGGGTGGGCACACAGATACTCACCGCTTCCACGTTCTTCACCAGCTCCTCGATACTGGAACAGGGTGTCGCACCATTCTCCATGCCGACCGCTGTCGCGGCCTGGTAGTTCACATCATAGACGTATAAACCGGAGACGGGCCTCAGTTCTGAGTACACCCTGACATGATTCTTCCCCATGACCCCGACGCCTATTACCCCTACATCCATGACTATTTCACCTCGTTCAATATTGTGACGATATAATCCCTCTCCGTATCAGTCACCGACGGGTGAACCGGGATACTGATGACTTGATCTGCAAGCCTTGCGGATACCGGGCATTTCGTATCACCCGCAATCTCTCTGAACACAGGTTGCCTGTGCAGAGGTATCGGGTAATGAACTGCATTCCCGATGCCTTTCCCGGAAAGGTATGCAGAAAGGCTTTCTCTCGTCATAGGACCGTTCTCCATGACTTTGAGCACATACTGATGGAAAACGTGAGTTGCTCCGGGGACTTCGAACGGAGGGATTATTCCTGCGGCCCGGATATTCTTCGAATAATACCTTGCAATCGCTCTCCTTCGCGAATTAAACGAATCGAGTTTATTCAGCTGGACACATCCCATGGCGCCTCCGATATCGCTCATCCGGTAGTTGAACCCGAGGCAGGAATGGAGATATTTCTCGCTCTGTCCGTGATTAATTATTATCCGGATCCTTTCGGCGAGGTCCCGGTTGTCGGTGGTCACCATACCCCCCTCACCGGTGGTCATATTCTTCGTGGGATAGAACGAGAAACATGCCGCATCCCCTAACCCTCCGGCCTTTTTATTATGATATTCCGCCCCGTGAGCCTGGGCAGCGTCCTCGATCAGGGGTATCTTCGCATCTTCGCAGAGTTCCCAGACCGGGGTGACCTCAAACGGCTGTCCAAACAGGTGTACACCTATCACAGCCCTGGTTTTCGGGCCAATACACTCCTGAACTGAAATGGGATTCACATTGAATGTCCTTTCCTCCACGTCGGCGAATACCGGCCTGGCCCCGCACATGCACACGCTCGATGCCGTGGCGAAGAACGTGAAGTCCGGCACGATCACCTCGTCCCCTGGCCGTACCCCGAGAGCAAGAAGCGTCGCGTGAAGCGCGGCAGTTCCATTATTTACTGCGACGGCCTCAGCCACGCTACAGTACTCGGCAAAATTTTTCTCAAACCGGGCCACGTTCTCCCCCTGGGCGAGCATCCCGGAATACAGGACGTCCGCGACCGCCGACACCTCTTCCCCCCCCATCGAGGGTTTCGCAATCGGAATCATATGAACGTCCTCATCTGATCGGGGAGGTCCCGTATCCGTGCGGGAGATCCGATCGCCATCTTCCCTTCGGGAACGTCCCTGGTCACGACCGATCCCGCTGCAACTGCTGCCTTTTTCCCGATCCTGATGCCGGGCAGAATGGTACAGTTAGCCCCGATGACTGCCGAATCACCGACCACAGGTCCTTTCAGTTCAGGTTTCCCTGTCGGGGGGTACCGGTCATTCGTGAGGACCGCATTCGGGCCGATAAACACATTATTTCCTATCTCCGTAAGGGTTGGAATGAAGACCATGCTCTGGATCCTCACCCCGTTTCCGATAGTACAGAATCCCTCGATTACCGTCGCAGTCCCTATCGCAACATCCGACCCGATTCTGGTCTTTTCCCGGATCATGACGTTATGGCCGGTCTGGAAATTATCCCCTATCTCCACATCGCAGTAGATTATCGTCCCGGTCCTAAGTATCGCATGGTTTCCTATTACTGTGCCGGGAAAATCCGTTTGTCCTAGCCGTTCCCGTGAAGGGAAACCAAGGATCACTGGTTCAAAAAGCTGAGCGGAATTCCCAATGGAATTTTTTCCATATCGTGTCATTGTTGGTGTACGCCCCCCCAGAGCGGGATATGAAGTGATTTTAAAATTCACTCAATAAATGGAAGATATAATTCAAGATAAATACATCGTTTTTGAAAAAAAGCCTATCCATAGTTGCCACCTCAAGATTTCGCGGCAAATTCGGTTTCATAACTCCCTGGAGTGTTTTGTCGAGCGCGCCGCCTGACCCGAATTTCATAAGATCCAGGCGCAAAATCCAAAAAAATCTTTTACTGGGCGAAGGATGTGAAAACCGGGGTTAGGTCTTACCACCTTCGGGCTACCCTTTGAAAGGTTGATATTTCACTGACCTTGCACACAGAATCAATCCATTGAGGAACCCCTTGAAATAACAGAACAATAATTTTGCACTTTTATGCTTAACCAAATGAACATACACCGTATGCCCGATATCATAAGAGAATAAATAAAAATAAAATTTGAAAAAACGGGCATCCGTGGAATATTTTTTCATGAAATACATCCGGTTACGTGTCATATAATATTCAAAAAACCCGGTGATTCTTCTCGTGGTGAAAGAAACCTTATGCCAGACTTTGGCATTCTTCAGACAAACGATCCTCAATCCCAGTTTTTTCACTCTTACACAAAAATCCACGTCTTCCCAGTAGGCGAAATATTCGGGATCGTATAGTCCGGTCCGTATGATAGTATTGTGTGAAATGAGGAGAAACCCGTGATAATCGATGTCCAGGCACGCAGGAAATTCTGTATCTTTTTGTCCGTTATAGAGAAGAGACGTGGTTGCATGGTCCCAGTCGATCATTGCGCCTCCGAGTTGAATGATTTCAGGTGCATCGTAATAATAGACCAAGGGTGACGCAATCCCGATCGAAGGATCGGATTCCATGCAATGCAATAATTCCTTGAGCATGTTTTCGTTGCACATCACATCGTTGTTGGAAATAAAAAGATAATCAAAACCCATTTCGAGTGCATGCCGGATCCCGACATTCTGCCCTTCCGCAACACCGTAATTTTTCCCGAGCTCGATCACGGTGAATTCAGGGAAAAGAGTCTTTACCATCTGCTGAGAGCCGTCTTTTGATCCATTATCAACGACAATTACGTCATAATTTGAATAGTCAATTTTTTTATAGGAATGTAAACACTCTTCAAGAACATTTTTCGCATCCCAGTTTACGACAACGATAATTACCTTTTTTGGATGTTCCAAATATTTTCACCTTTATGGGGCAATTTTTATTGAGAGAGGGGTTTAAGTTCCAACTCTAAAAATTATCCTATTTAATCCAAATTCGAATCACTTAAGAGGGTTCGCACAATAATTCTGGATGCTATCCGGGGGGAGTACCAATTTTCAGTTATGTACCGGAAAGGGGCCAGGTACATTGTTTCGGGACAGCCCGGATTCTGTGAAAGGTACTGTGACAGCCCAAAATGCCTGTAACCTGGAGGCAGAGCAGGAAAGTCTTGCAAATTAGGTTCTTTCTCCAGCGGGTACTTTTCGCTCAGGAAGATCCGGGAATTCAATGTATGAAACACAGGGTAGGGATCACGGGCCGGCACGGGTTCCTTGGCACAAGTCTCGACAGGTATCTCCAGAGATATGAGGATGAGATCGAGGTAATCCCATTTTCCCGGGATATGTTCTCACAACCGCATGACCTGATTGAATTTTGCCGGAACTGCGATACAATCGTTCATTTTGCCGCGGTGACCCGGGGTGACGAAGAGGCCGTGTACCGGGTCAACATGGATCTCGTGCTATCACTCTGCTCGGCCCTCGAACATGTGGAACACGTTCCTCACGTGATATATGCCTCATCGGTGCATGAAACCCGGAACACCGGGTACGGGCGGTCGAAACGTGAGGGAAGGATGCTGCTGGAGGAATGGGCCCGGAAGAACGGGTCCCCCTTTACCGGCCTGGTGATCCCGAATGTCTTCGGCCCGTTCTGCCGCCCGTTCTACCTTTCCTTCATCGCAACCTTCTGTTACCAGCTCACTCACGGGCAGGAGGCAGAGATCCACGTCGATGCCCTCATGAACCTGGTGTACGTGGAGGAGCTGATGGAACTGCTGGTATCCCTGATCCGTACAGGTCCGCAGGAGTCCTGCATCACCGTCCCGCCGGGCGGGGTATTCCTGGTCAGCGAAGTGCTCGAAAAACTGACCGGCTTTCGCGACCTGTACTGTGTCCAGGGGATTGTCCCCCCGCTGGACGAACCCTTCGACCGCAGACTTTTCACCACGTTCCACTCGTACGTTGAGCCGGCCCATTTCCCGGTCCCCCTGGACGTTTCCCGAGAGGGGGATACAAGAGTCGCAGCACCGGGAGAGAAAGACAGAGAGGGGGTAGTCATCTCCATGCTGGCATCAGGAGGGGAGAAGGATCATGAGAAGGTTGTCATCTCCATGCTGGCATCAGGAGGCGAGAAGGACCGTGGAAAGGCCGTCGTCTCCATGCTGGCATCAGGAGGCGAGAAGGACCGTGGAAGGGCCGCGGTCTCCATGCTGGCATCAGGAGGCGAGAAGGATCGTGAGAGGGCCGCGGTCTCCATGCTGGCATCAGGAGGCGAGAAGGATCGTGGAAGGGCCATCACCTCCATGCTGGCATCAGGAGGTGAGAAGGATCGTGAGAGGGCCGCCGTCTCCGTGCTGGCACTTGGAGGTGAGAAGGATCGTGGAAGGGCCGTCGTTTCGGTGCTCGCACCGGGCAAACGCATGGGAAATCACTACCATGCCGAAACATTCGAACGTCTCTCCATCCTCCAGGGGAATGCGTCCCTGCGGATGAGGAGGATCGACTCGGAGTGGGTCACCGAATACGACCTGGATGGAGATGCTCCGGGCTATATTGATATTCCGGTGTATCATACGCATGAAATCACAAATACCGGGGTCTCTGATCTCGTCACAGTGGTATGGAGCGATACGAGCGACGAACGGGATACCTTTTTTGAGACGATATGAAAATCGAGGCGCATCAACCCCGCCCGACCCGTTGTTCCACGGGGCCCGTGTTTTTTCCCACTATCAGCATTGATCCGGTTTCGTTCTCCCGATTCCGGAGAATGGCGGTGATGCAACCACCTGAGAGTAGAATCTGGTGCGGAAGTGAACAATGTCGGCGCATTGAGAGCAGGATTCGGGTGACAGAGATATCCCAGAATAAACCGAAATAGTTTCTATCGCTAAAAAAAAATACGTAACACATACGAAATCCCACGTGTGAACCTGGCATGCCTCCGCTGTTGTCGATCATAATACCCACGAGAAACAGGCAGAAATATGCAATCTCTACCGTTGAGAGTATTTTGAACATTCAGGATCCCGATCTCGAACTCGTGGTTCAGGACAACAGTACTACCGGGGAACTGGGAGAGTACCTGCGGAACACCACCGATGATGAACGCCTGGTCTATCACTATAATCCCCGTCCCGTGTCGATGATAGACAATTTCGAATGTGCGGTCAGATCGTCTTCAGGGCGGTATTTGTGTTGTATCGGGGATGACGACGGTCTCAATCCCGGGATCCTCGAGGTAGCACGCCAGGCGGATGAGGAAGGGTGGGATGCGGTCATACCGGCGATCAATGTCGTGTATTACTGGCCGGGTTCCCTGGGACGCGGTAGTACAAAAAAAGATCCGGATGACGGGGTATTGCACATTAATCCGTATTCAGCGGATATTTCGTTCGCCGATTCAGAGTCCGAACTCAGGAGACTTGTCCGGGACGGAGGACTGAATTACTTTCTCGCGGGAATTCCGAGGTTATACCACGGGATTGTAAGTCGAACGGTGTTACACGCAATATATGAAACAACCGGCTCACATTTCGGGGGATTGTCCCCTGATGTCTATATCGCCGTTGCGAGCGCCGGTTATGCAAAAAAAGTAGTTACGGTAAATTATCCGTTGACTATCTTAGGTGCCTGCGAAGCGAGCGCTACCGCCCAATCCGAGCGCGGGGAACATAGCGGACCACTTGAGAACGCTCCCCATTTCCAGCACAGGGAACACTATCAATGGTCGACGCGTGTCCCCTGTTTCTATTGCGTCGAGACGATTTGGGCCGATTCCATGGTCGCTGCCTTGACCGCCCTGGGAAGACACGATCTCCTGCGCGAGTTCAATACCACGAATCTCGCAGCCCATTGCATTCTCTATTACCCGAAATATTTCCCGGTCATCATCCGTGACATGGTACGGTATTTCAGGGAAACACCTACGGACCTTGCTACCGGAATGGTGAGATTCTCACACCTGATAGTGCATAATTTCAGGAACGACGTGCTGAAACGGTATCGTGCGAGAATCTGGGGGACCTCAGGACCTCCATGCACCACATACCATAATGTTCGCGACATACAGGAAGCGATGGGCATCCTGGCCGGGTACCTGGATCAGAACAACCCGGAATTCATGGACTCGATATCGAACACGAAACTGGAACAGGGGATTTAATGTTCCTGGTCCGGGCCGACGGCCTCACGTGAAACCTCATCCGCCTGGACCTGGGTTTGCATCAGGGAGGGCCCGGTACGAACGATCGATCCCTTACATCCCCTTTTTCCTGATATATTCCCCCAGTTCCCCCTTCATCCCCTCATCCTCCATCGCGTACTCGATGATCGTCTCGATATAGCCGAGTTTATCCCCGGTGTCGAACCTCTTCCCGGTATATTTGTACGCATATACATCCTCTTTTTTCATCAGCTGCCGGATTGCATCGGTCAGCTGGATCTCTCCGCCAGCACCCGGGGTCACCAGATCAAAGCAGGGAAATAGTGCGGGTGTGAACACGTACCTTCCAATCGCCCCGAGATTTGACGGAGCGTGTTCAGCCCGGGGTTTCTCTACGATATCCTCGAGAAGAAAGAGGTTGTCGCCCTCTTCACGTCCTTTGATGATCCCGTACTTGCTGATATCCTTCTTTGCAACCTCCTGTACCGCAATCACGGATCCACCGGTCTTCTCGAACACGTCGATGAGCCGGCGTGTGCAGGGGATCCCGTCCTTCATGATGTCGTCGCCGAGGAGCACCGCGAACGGGTCGTCACCGCAATGCTTTTCGGCCGAACGAACCGCATCGCCGAGGCCTTTCGGCTCCGTCTGGCGGGTGAAATGGATACCCCGGAACCTGGATATCTCGTTCAGGTCCTTCAGCTGCTGGTTCTTTCCATGACGCTCGAGGTGCATCCGGAGCTCCGGTGCGTCGTCGAAATAGTCCTCGACCGCGCGTTTCCCCCGCCCGGTGATGATCAGGATGTCATCGATCCCCGAATCGAAGGCTTCCTCGACGACATAGTGGATGACCGGCTTATCAATGATGGGAAGCATCTCCTTGGGCATCGATTTCGTCACGGGAAGGAATCGCGTGCCGAGACCCGCCGCCGGTATGACCGCTTTCCTCACCCGGGTCTTCTTCTTCACCATGATATGCTCACCCCGGAAATCGGGCGTCCGGCAGGAAGGGGGTCGCCTGCCCGCCCCGCCGCGCAGCGCCGGAGGCAGCGCAAATCCCCCCGCATCACCAGCACACTCCCTCGTAGATTGCTGCCTCCCTGCGGGCCCTGGCGATCCTCCGGCCGTCAATCACGATCTTCCCCCGGTAGTCCAGGTCCTCGAATTCCTTCCACTCGGTGACGATAAGGACCGCATCGGCGTCGAGCACCTCTTTCGCGGTCCCTGCGTACCTGATATCCGGGAAGAGCGGCCTGAAGTTGTCTGCCGCGATCGGGTCGAACGCGACAACCCTCGCTCCTTCGCGGAGCAGTGCCCGGATCACCGGGACCGCTCTGCTCTCCCTCACGTCGTCGCTGTCCGGCTTGAACGCGAGGCCCAGGACCCCGATGGTCTTCCCGCGTAGTTCCAGGTGCCGTTCAAGGAGGCTGACCAGGTTCGCAGGCTGCGCCTCGTTCCGTTCCATCACGGCGTCCAGGATAAAGGGCTCGATGCCGGTCGCCCGTGCATGCGCAATGAGCGCCCGGACGTCCTTCGGGAAGCAGGAACCGCCGAACCCGATCCCGGACCGGAAGAACTGGTGGCCGATCCGTGAGTCCATGCCTACCCCTTCAAACACCTCGTAGCTGTCGATACCGAGCTTCTTGCAGAGATTCCCGATCTCGTTCGCGAAACTGATCTTGGTGGCGAGGAAGGCATTGCTGGTGTATTTTATCATTTCCGAGGTACGGAGTGTCGTGAAAAAAACCGGGGCGTCGAGAGGTTCGTAGACCTGCTCCATGACCTTCCTGCTCCTGTCGTCGTGTACCCCGATGACCACCCGGTCCGCGTAGAAGAAGTCCTCCACCGCGGTCCCTTCTTTCAGGAACTCGGGGTTGGATGCCACGCCGAAGTCGAGGAATGCCTTCTTCCCGGATTCACGTTCCAGTATCGGGATCACGATGGTCTCCGTGGTACCGGGGAGGACGGTACTCTTCATGATGATCGTGCGATAGTTCCCATCCGACCCGAGACTTTTCCCTATCGTCCGGGATACCTCTTCCACCTGGCCCAGATCGATCGATCCGTCCTCCAGTGAAGGGGTACCGACGCAGACGAACGTGACCTCCGAATCGCGGACCGCACCGGCGAGATCGGTCGTGGTCCGGATCCTCGCCGTGTTCCTCTCCAGCAGGTCGTCGAGCCCCTTCTCGAAGATGGGGCTCACCCCGGAGCTGATCAGGTCGAGCTTCCTCTGGTCACGACCCACGAACACGACATTGTGCCCCATTTCCGCGAGGCACGCTCCGGTGACGGCTCCGACATACCCGGTCCCTATCACGGTGATATGCATCGTGTTCATAGACGTACGCCCCCCGTTCGAGAAGGAGACGACCCTGTGGAAGGAAAAAAAATCATTATTTGTCCGGGAGTGCAGCGTTTCATTCTCAAAACCTTCCCGTTATTGTTCGTAGTATGAAATTATAATAATTCTTCAATTTTTTCAGATCGTGCGGCCGCTTCATCCGGGAAGCATCTGTCTCTCCCGTTCACCAGAAGCATCCCGGGATTCAGGTTCATTTTTCGCCCGATACCTCACCTTTATTGAGCCCGGACAATCACTAAAGGTTAAATGCTACCCTGATGACCTAGTAGATGAGGGGAGCGTTGAGGTTATTATCAGGAAGCAAGGAATATGGAGGCAAATTCCTCGGTCTTTGCACCCGCTTATTGTCCGGGAAAGAACCAGGACAGGAGCAGTATTGTGAAGAGGAGATCCGGTTATTGCCCTGTTTATGCGACAAAAATAAGATTTCCCTCGATATCGGGGCCCATTGGGGAGAATATACCTTCTGGCTGGAGAAATATTCGAAATGCACCTATGCCTTCGAACCCCACCCGGATATGATCGAAAAACTCCATGAAAGATTTTCACAATATCCCAATGTGAAAATTATTCCCTATGCGGTATCGGACAGGAATGGTAGTGCCGAGCTTTATACTCCGTCGGTACACGGGGAAGAGATCATCGGCCTGTCCACGATCAACCTGGAAAAGAACAAACTGGACGGTTTTCCAATCGTAAAAAATCCGGTGAAAACGATCCGGCTGGACGATTGTCACCTGGATGAGGTCGGGTTCATCAAAATTGACGTCGAAGGGAACGAACGGGAAGTCCTCGAAGGAGCACAGAATATCCTTGAAAAGTACCACCCTGGCATTATGGTCGAGCTGGAAAACAGGCATCACCCCGGTGCAATCGATTCCATCGGTCGGTTCATGGAAGAATTCCATTATATGGGCTATTTCTTTTTCGAGGGAAAATTATTCGAAATGGTACATTTTCAACCCGAAGACCACCAGAATATAAAAAATCTGAATGAGACCGGCACCGGCAGGCGGGAAAATACCATCTACATTAACAATTTCATTTTCATACACAATTCGGACCGATCCACACTCAGGAAACTTACGAAATTCCTGAAACCGAAGGAACCCATAAAATTACACTGAGTTTCGAGGGGTTGTCCCCCCGGGCGGGAGAATAATCAGGATTATTTTTTCAGAATGCCTCCGATTGTAGTTCTCCGCACGTTACTAAAAAAGAGGACATGTTGTAGTTCCCCGCAGGTTACTAAAAAAATAAGGGACTCTCCCTTCATTCACCCCGCTCCCTTCTTCGCGTACATCCCTCCTCCCTTGATCAGCCCGTACTCGATCTCGTAGTAAGCCCCGGGGACAGAGATCACATAGTTAATCTTCTTCTCGGCCTCGGCATTACAGATCTGCTGCAGGAGCGAGGCCTGATCAGTCTGCGAATGTCCGCAGATCACCCAACGACGGGTCTCGTCGGTCATCTTCCAGGACCGCCCCGGGACCGCTGCAGGAGGTGACGTAATCTTCTCGTCCCCGGGGTCGAAGAAAGATATCACATCCCCGGCTCTCTCTTCGGCCTTTTTCTTCCCGGAATGCTGCCAGAGCGCCGCCAGGGAAGCCCCGGCGGCGGCAGTCAGCTCAACGATCTGCAGGATCCCTGGATCCATAGGCAATCCCCACGGCAACGATCTCGTGGTCTTCGCAGTGTCTGGTGAACTCCTCGCAGACCCGGTCGAACCTCCCGATCTTCTGGTAGATGCTCCAGAGGGCCGGGTAGATGGGGAGGATGGCCGCAAGAAGGAGTGCTGTCAGTTCATAATCCATTGTCAGTCACCCCGGTGTCGATGAGAGAGAAACTGCTCCGAAGAGTGAGTGCTGTCATTTCATAGTCCATTATGGTCACCCCGGTGTCGATGAGAGAGAACTGCTCCGAGGAGGAGCGCTGTGAGTTCGTAGTCCATTGTCGATCACCTCGTTTTCAACAGAATATGGAAAGGGAGCAGGAATATCGGGAAGATGAGAAATGGAGAGGGGGACCGATGAGGGGAACGCAGAGGGTTGGTTCTCTCCTCTCCTCATCTTCCGGTTCCCTTTCCCGTTCCCGTTCAGGCCAGGGCGGGCAGTGCGTCCGCCCAGGTCTCGAGTGCGGTCACGATGCCGTCGTCCGAGTAGGAGGAGACGGTCACCCGGTCCCTTGCGAAGGCAACGTAGTAGATCTCTCCTGCAGCGCTATGGCACTTCAGGGTGCAG
This window harbors:
- a CDS encoding nucleotide sugar dehydrogenase, which translates into the protein MNSILSGLLKKRGPIRRIGVVGMGYVGIPSAVLFADLPGIEKVYGFQRASKTSGYKIEMLNCGESPLKGEEPGLEELIGKVVEAGKFACTSDFSKIGECDAVTLAIQTPFRNPKDLEPDFTALFEGLRLVGKNMEQGTLVVLESTITPGTTSGIAREILEKESGMIAGEDFALAHAPERVMVGRLIRNIQEHDRIVGGIDETSTTRATELYSPLLTKGKIIPMTATAAEVTKTAENTFRDLQIAAVNELALYCEAMGINVYDVREGIASLKEEGVTRAILWPGAGVGGHCLTKDTYHLERGVKVLGGPLDYPEGKDSLFVLARNINDFMPKHIFNLTIAGLERAGKTVEGANIALLGWAFTTNSADARNTPSELYRNRMREAKAIVKVHDPWITEYPGVEIEKDLAVVLEGADAIAIFTGHSEYYDLDPVFLKMLMQEKHPVIVDGRNVVDADLFIRNGFVYKGIGRGDKNLHPLQ
- a CDS encoding Gfo/Idh/MocA family protein, whose protein sequence is MDVGVIGVGVMGKNHVRVYSELRPVSGLYVYDVNYQAATAVGMENGATPCSSIEELVKNVEAVSICVPTQFHLEVARTVLPKNIHVLMEKPICATTKETEALLPLIGKGTTFGVGHIERFNPIVPEVRRICKDPLYVEMNRHNPASYRVTGASVVEDLMIHDIDILRHVLFSDGFDLTPGGTEDVATALFRFGKTPAFLSASRKSSKKIRRIYIEEEELTIEGDFMNQEIFSYWKPETYHVENERYVQENIIEKVMVNKVEPLKVELKTFLECAKDGKEFPVTALQAYEDLRICESIKAGLS
- a CDS encoding DegT/DnrJ/EryC1/StrS family aminotransferase, whose translation is MIPIAKPSMGGEEVSAVADVLYSGMLAQGENVARFEKNFAEYCSVAEAVAVNNGTAALHATLLALGVRPGDEVIVPDFTFFATASSVCMCGARPVFADVEERTFNVNPISVQECIGPKTRAVIGVHLFGQPFEVTPVWELCEDAKIPLIEDAAQAHGAEYHNKKAGGLGDAACFSFYPTKNMTTGEGGMVTTDNRDLAERIRIIINHGQSEKYLHSCLGFNYRMSDIGGAMGCVQLNKLDSFNSRRRAIARYYSKNIRAAGIIPPFEVPGATHVFHQYVLKVMENGPMTRESLSAYLSGKGIGNAVHYPIPLHRQPVFREIAGDTKCPVSARLADQVISIPVHPSVTDTERDYIVTILNEVK
- a CDS encoding acyltransferase — its product is MTRYGKNSIGNSAQLFEPVILGFPSRERLGQTDFPGTVIGNHAILRTGTIIYCDVEIGDNFQTGHNVMIREKTRIGSDVAIGTATVIEGFCTIGNGVRIQSMVFIPTLTEIGNNVFIGPNAVLTNDRYPPTGKPELKGPVVGDSAVIGANCTILPGIRIGKKAAVAAGSVVTRDVPEGKMAIGSPARIRDLPDQMRTFI
- a CDS encoding glycosyltransferase family 2 protein, with the protein product MEHPKKVIIVVVNWDAKNVLEECLHSYKKIDYSNYDVIVVDNGSKDGSQQMVKTLFPEFTVIELGKNYGVAEGQNVGIRHALEMGFDYLFISNNDVMCNENMLKELLHCMESDPSIGIASPLVYYYDAPEIIQLGGAMIDWDHATTSLLYNGQKDTEFPACLDIDYHGFLLISHNTIIRTGLYDPEYFAYWEDVDFCVRVKKLGLRIVCLKNAKVWHKVSFTTRRITGFFEYYMTRNRMYFMKKYSTDARFFKFYFYLFSYDIGHTVYVHLVKHKSAKLLFCYFKGFLNGLILCARSVKYQPFKG
- a CDS encoding polysaccharide biosynthesis C-terminal domain-containing protein, whose protein sequence is MKHRVGITGRHGFLGTSLDRYLQRYEDEIEVIPFSRDMFSQPHDLIEFCRNCDTIVHFAAVTRGDEEAVYRVNMDLVLSLCSALEHVEHVPHVIYASSVHETRNTGYGRSKREGRMLLEEWARKNGSPFTGLVIPNVFGPFCRPFYLSFIATFCYQLTHGQEAEIHVDALMNLVYVEELMELLVSLIRTGPQESCITVPPGGVFLVSEVLEKLTGFRDLYCVQGIVPPLDEPFDRRLFTTFHSYVEPAHFPVPLDVSREGDTRVAAPGEKDREGVVISMLASGGEKDHEKVVISMLASGGEKDRGKAVVSMLASGGEKDRGRAAVSMLASGGEKDRERAAVSMLASGGEKDRGRAITSMLASGGEKDRERAAVSVLALGGEKDRGRAVVSVLAPGKRMGNHYHAETFERLSILQGNASLRMRRIDSEWVTEYDLDGDAPGYIDIPVYHTHEITNTGVSDLVTVVWSDTSDERDTFFETI